In one window of Gemmatimonadota bacterium DNA:
- a CDS encoding aldo/keto reductase translates to MRHRILGKTGLRVSEIGMGGLFVSSHGSDRAEGIRAVRRGLELGINYVDTAPSYRDSEEVMGLALDGVTQPFILSTKLGGRPQPFDPRDPDLLRRSVETSLELLKRAAIDILMIHEPDRPGQYDWFTDWELFHGPVCELLEALKSEGVIRYTGLGGTTAYTLPAIMATGAYDVVLTAFNYSLLWQEAIHAVLPEAEKQHMGVVVGSPLQQGALSACYSEQVERGAPWLSPPRREQFRRLYALVAELDMPLPELAIRWVLSNPAVSTVLSGSRSVEEVEQNVGYVKSGPLPEAVLDRVQEIAGLVPFRPFEEPFGLPFTRAYRGPGMAR, encoded by the coding sequence ATGCGACACAGGATCCTCGGGAAGACCGGTTTACGGGTCAGCGAGATTGGAATGGGCGGCCTGTTCGTTTCATCCCATGGCTCGGACCGGGCCGAGGGTATTCGGGCGGTGCGTCGGGGACTGGAACTCGGCATAAACTACGTGGACACGGCGCCTTCGTACCGCGATTCCGAGGAAGTGATGGGGCTGGCTCTGGATGGGGTGACGCAACCCTTCATCCTTTCGACCAAACTCGGTGGGCGGCCCCAACCCTTCGATCCCAGGGACCCGGATCTGTTGCGCCGGTCCGTGGAGACCAGCCTGGAACTGTTGAAGAGAGCCGCGATCGACATCCTCATGATCCACGAACCCGACCGCCCCGGCCAGTACGACTGGTTTACGGACTGGGAACTGTTTCACGGTCCCGTCTGCGAGCTGCTCGAAGCGCTGAAATCCGAAGGCGTGATCCGGTACACCGGGCTGGGGGGCACCACGGCATATACACTGCCCGCCATCATGGCGACCGGCGCGTACGACGTCGTGCTTACTGCGTTCAACTACAGCCTGCTCTGGCAGGAAGCGATCCACGCGGTGCTTCCCGAAGCCGAGAAGCAGCACATGGGGGTTGTCGTGGGATCCCCCCTGCAGCAAGGGGCGCTTTCCGCGTGTTACTCGGAGCAGGTGGAGCGCGGGGCGCCCTGGTTGTCGCCGCCCCGGCGCGAGCAGTTCAGACGGCTGTACGCCCTGGTTGCAGAACTGGATATGCCGCTGCCGGAACTGGCGATCCGGTGGGTATTGTCCAATCCCGCCGTCTCCACGGTCCTGTCGGGATCGAGATCGGTCGAGGAGGTCGAGCAGAACGTCGGTTACGTAAAGTCGGGGCCGCTCCCGGAGGCGGTTCTGGACCGGGTGCAGGAGATCGCGGGCCTGGTGCCCTTCCGGCCCTTCGAGGAACCCTTCGGCCTGCCCTTCACACGCGCCTACCGGGGGCCCGGCATGGCGCGGTAG
- a CDS encoding YifB family Mg chelatase-like AAA ATPase yields MLSRVSSGAVQGIEAIPVVVETHIANGLPHFSTVGLPDSAVRESKDRVVAAIKQSGFNYPYRRITVNLAPADVRKAGTSFDLPIAVGILAASAQLPAQSLEDTILLGELSLDGALRPIRGALPVALAAHRLGARRLIVPSENAEEAAMGGGIDVYGVPSLESAVHFLQGRKRFERSRYDAGPMLSSGADYPFDFSIVKGQDHAKRAIEVAAAGSHNLLLIGPPGSGKTLLARCVPSILPDFTLEEALETTQIHSVAGKIPPFTPLVTTRPFRAPHHTITEAGLIGGGSIPKPGEVSLAHNGVLFLDELPEFRKHVLEMLRQPLEDGKVNLSRVSRSLSYPARFTLVAAMNPCPCGYLGDPSRECTCPPARIHQYMSRISGPLLDRIDLHVEVPPVPCGDLGGGSGGEPSRRVRDRINRARERQLTRFADHPGTFGNAHMTPRELRRFCGLDGRARDLLRNAIARLGLSARAYDRVLKVARTISDLAGGETIGAEHVAEAIQYRSLDRGKWMDH; encoded by the coding sequence TTGTTATCACGTGTATCGAGCGGCGCCGTGCAGGGGATCGAAGCGATTCCCGTGGTGGTGGAAACCCACATCGCCAACGGCCTCCCTCATTTTTCGACCGTCGGACTGCCGGACAGCGCCGTGCGGGAGAGCAAAGACCGCGTCGTGGCCGCCATCAAGCAGTCCGGTTTTAACTATCCGTACCGGCGTATCACCGTCAACCTGGCCCCCGCGGACGTGCGCAAGGCGGGCACTTCCTTCGACCTGCCCATTGCCGTGGGCATTCTCGCCGCGTCGGCACAATTGCCGGCCCAGTCGCTCGAAGACACGATCCTGCTGGGTGAGTTGTCGCTGGACGGCGCGCTCCGGCCGATCCGGGGCGCACTGCCCGTTGCGCTCGCCGCGCACCGCCTCGGCGCGCGCAGGCTGATCGTTCCGAGCGAGAACGCGGAAGAAGCCGCGATGGGCGGCGGTATCGACGTCTACGGCGTGCCTTCTTTGGAATCCGCGGTCCACTTCCTCCAGGGTCGGAAGCGATTTGAACGGTCCCGGTACGATGCCGGCCCGATGCTCTCTTCCGGCGCCGATTATCCCTTCGATTTCTCCATCGTCAAAGGACAGGATCACGCCAAGCGCGCCATCGAAGTGGCCGCCGCGGGATCACACAACCTGCTGCTCATCGGTCCACCGGGTTCCGGCAAGACGCTGCTTGCCCGTTGCGTGCCGTCCATACTGCCCGATTTCACCCTGGAGGAAGCGCTGGAAACGACCCAGATTCACAGTGTAGCGGGGAAAATCCCGCCCTTTACCCCCCTGGTCACCACCCGGCCCTTCCGGGCGCCTCACCACACCATCACGGAAGCGGGCCTGATCGGCGGCGGGAGCATACCGAAACCCGGAGAGGTGTCGCTCGCCCACAACGGCGTGCTTTTTCTGGACGAGCTGCCCGAATTCCGGAAGCATGTGCTCGAAATGCTCCGGCAGCCCCTGGAAGACGGCAAGGTCAACCTGTCCCGCGTCTCCAGGTCCCTATCCTATCCCGCACGGTTTACCCTGGTCGCCGCCATGAATCCGTGTCCATGCGGATACCTCGGCGATCCGAGCCGCGAATGCACCTGTCCGCCTGCACGGATTCACCAGTACATGTCCCGGATCTCGGGACCGCTGCTCGACAGGATCGATTTGCACGTCGAGGTGCCGCCGGTGCCGTGCGGGGACCTCGGCGGCGGTTCCGGCGGTGAACCTTCCCGCCGCGTCAGAGACCGGATCAACCGGGCCAGGGAACGACAGTTGACGCGTTTTGCCGACCATCCCGGGACATTTGGTAACGCGCACATGACTCCTCGCGAACTGCGTCGGTTCTGTGGATTGGACGGCAGGGCCCGCGACTTGTTGCGGAACGCCATTGCCCGCCTGGGTCTTTCGGCCAGGGCCTACGATCGCGTGCTGAAAGTCGCCCGGACCATCAGCGACCTGGCCGGCGGGGAAACGATAGGTGCCGAGCATGTGGCTGAAGCCATACAGTACCGGTCCCTGGACCGCGGCAAATGGATGGATCACTGA
- a CDS encoding YggS family pyridoxal phosphate-dependent enzyme, producing MSTIKDNLVRVYDRISRAAERAGREASSIQLIAVSKTKPLSMIEEARRAGVTDFGENRVQEALEKIRQDDGATWHLIGPLQRNKARFAVRMFDMIHSVDRLSLGQELDRRLQAAGRTMPVLIQVNTSSEETKAGVEPDCALELAEQLSVLPGLSVRGLMTIPAFTPDPEDARPAFRLLRETRDRIASAGVAGVDMDVLSMGMSHDFEVAIEEGADMVRIGTAVFGARQA from the coding sequence TTGTCCACGATCAAAGACAATCTGGTCCGGGTGTACGACCGTATATCCAGGGCTGCCGAGCGAGCCGGCCGCGAGGCCTCGTCCATTCAGCTCATCGCCGTATCGAAGACCAAGCCCCTTTCGATGATCGAAGAGGCCAGGCGGGCCGGTGTCACGGATTTCGGTGAAAACAGGGTCCAGGAAGCGCTCGAGAAGATCCGGCAGGACGACGGAGCAACCTGGCACCTGATCGGTCCGCTGCAGCGCAACAAGGCCAGGTTCGCCGTGCGGATGTTCGACATGATTCATTCCGTCGACCGCCTTTCCCTTGGACAGGAACTCGACCGGCGTCTGCAGGCCGCGGGAAGGACCATGCCCGTATTGATCCAGGTCAATACGTCGTCGGAGGAGACGAAGGCCGGCGTGGAGCCGGACTGCGCCCTGGAGCTCGCGGAGCAGTTGTCCGTCCTGCCTGGGCTGTCCGTAAGGGGACTGATGACGATCCCCGCGTTCACGCCCGATCCCGAAGATGCCCGGCCCGCTTTCCGGCTGCTCCGTGAAACGCGAGACCGCATTGCTTCCGCCGGGGTCGCGGGCGTAGACATGGACGTACTCTCCATGGGCATGTCCCATGACTTCGAGGTCGCCATAGAGGAAGGCGCGGACATGGTCCGCATCGGTACGGCCGTTTTCGGTGCACGCCAGGCATGA
- a CDS encoding efflux RND transporter periplasmic adaptor subunit → METIAPCPLSYGTVQYLITIREIRDFAKEQTSMINRARHWLGSAVCIAVVLAAAGCSESGSAANEASAVEETRSVNVVTRVVEPREFINHLRLVGEVKPVRRVVVSIEATGLVERIEVEKGESVRQNAVLARLDDELLTAAADEAEAAVNASGLTLRNQKRLLEQKALAESVYLDTKYRHDMNLARHQQAQTYLSKTIIRAPISGVVDSRNLEVGELAAPGVEFMDLVEIDRVKIVAGVPERHLQHVTDGTRATLTFPAYPDLTLEADISYIGTTLDPDSRTVPFEIILDNPAHRLKPEMAATIRVVKDNIPEAIVIPQDAVIDTDQGRIVFLADQNVARSVPVALGSTSGDQVLVTNGLSVGDSLIVVGHRNLVNGESIQVRNEGM, encoded by the coding sequence ATGGAAACCATTGCCCCGTGCCCGTTGTCATATGGAACAGTTCAATACTTGATAACTATACGTGAGATACGAGATTTTGCGAAGGAGCAGACATCGATGATCAACCGCGCCAGGCACTGGTTGGGTTCGGCCGTATGCATTGCGGTCGTACTGGCGGCCGCGGGCTGCAGTGAAAGCGGCAGTGCCGCCAACGAAGCGTCCGCCGTGGAGGAGACGCGGTCTGTAAACGTGGTGACCCGGGTGGTCGAGCCTCGGGAGTTTATTAATCACCTCAGGCTGGTGGGCGAGGTCAAGCCGGTCCGGCGCGTCGTGGTGAGTATCGAAGCGACCGGTCTGGTTGAGCGCATCGAGGTCGAAAAGGGCGAGTCTGTACGACAGAATGCCGTGTTGGCCCGTTTGGACGACGAGCTGCTCACGGCTGCCGCGGACGAGGCCGAAGCAGCCGTGAACGCCAGTGGCCTGACCCTGCGCAACCAGAAACGACTGTTGGAGCAGAAAGCCCTGGCGGAATCCGTATACCTCGACACCAAATATCGCCATGACATGAATCTCGCGCGGCATCAGCAGGCCCAGACCTACCTGAGCAAGACGATCATCCGGGCGCCGATCTCCGGGGTGGTGGACAGCCGCAATCTCGAGGTGGGCGAACTGGCCGCACCCGGAGTAGAGTTCATGGACCTGGTGGAGATCGACCGGGTCAAGATCGTGGCCGGTGTCCCTGAACGGCATCTGCAACACGTCACCGACGGCACGCGGGCTACTCTGACGTTTCCCGCTTATCCGGACCTCACCCTGGAAGCGGACATCTCCTATATAGGCACGACGCTGGACCCGGACAGCCGCACCGTACCGTTCGAGATCATACTGGACAATCCGGCGCACCGGCTCAAACCAGAAATGGCCGCCACCATCCGCGTCGTCAAAGATAACATACCAGAAGCCATCGTCATCCCCCAGGACGCCGTAATCGACACCGACCAGGGGCGGATCGTATTCCTGGCGGATCAGAACGTCGCCCGGTCCGTACCGGTAGCACTGGGTTCGACTTCGGGCGACCAGGTCCTGGTCACCAACGGACTGTCGGTCGGTGATTCCCTGATCGTCGTGGGCCACCGGAACCTGGTCAACGGTGAATCCATTCAGGTCAGAAACGAAGGGATGTAG
- a CDS encoding efflux RND transporter permease subunit, giving the protein MEYPYLKVSDLAIKNRISIFVLTGAVILLGFMSYLSLPRESTPSITIPIVFVATPYFGVAPADIENLVTQPIEKHLEELSNVKVITSTSSEGISTVVIEFETDVDINNALQKVREEVDIARTEIPEDAEESTIQEINFDDIPILVINVAGTHSLVTLKDIAEDLEQRIEQIPGVLDVTVAGGLEREVQVNIDPDRLVYYELELDDIIETIRQENLNMPGGSIKTGTLRYAVRVPGEFTTPEEIGALVVETRNRQPISIADVAEVRFGFKEETSFARLNGLPCVTLNVQKRSGENLIQIADAVKGLLDEERGRLPQTVSLAVLADQSKDIRSMVSDLENNIISGLILVVCVLFMFMGVRNALFVAIAIPLSMLISFIVLDILGYTLNMIVLFSLILALGMLVDNAIVIVENIYRHREEGRPLVRAAREGVGEVAVPVCTSTLTTLCAFAPMLFWPGIIGDFMSYLPATLIITLSASLFVALIINPTVCSVLLTVNTARKDQKWLIALRGRYSRFLMWALGHRAPVMFVTCSVLVGMIVLYGLIGKGVEFFPETEPNQAYIDVNTAIGTQLDVSDGVVREAEDYIQDVPDMNQYVASVGAASDSQNPGGGGGGGTPHRSRIIVDLFERQDRAQSSFETVEMIRRRMERLIGADVEIITPQPGPPTAAPVNIEIVGDDFVVLGGLADQVMLRIENIPGLVDLKDDYDSGKPELKVEIDREQAALLEMNTAEIARAVRTAINGTEASKYRVGEEEYDIVVRFAEPERATFADLERIHIIHEDELVSLSTLARTRVDGGVGSIRRKDQERVLTIEGDVEGRLANDVLADVQATLADLDLPEGYAIRYAGENVEQEEATDFLSRAFFIALIMITLVLVTQFNSVTMPFIIMMSVVLSLIGVLLGLIVTATPFGIIMTGIGVISLAGVVVNNAIVLIDYIRKLRNRGLRRREAIVQGGVTRLRPVLLTAMTTILGLIPLTTGFSFNFMTLTLEIGGESSQWWGPMGVAVIFGLAIATVLTLVVVPVMYDFVSGWTERGDGESKAEEESGRDDVTVVEQPVPAV; this is encoded by the coding sequence CTGGAGTATCCGTACTTGAAAGTCTCTGACCTGGCGATCAAAAACAGAATCAGCATCTTCGTCTTGACCGGAGCCGTCATACTCCTCGGCTTCATGTCCTACCTGTCCCTGCCGCGCGAATCAACCCCCTCGATCACCATACCGATCGTCTTTGTCGCCACCCCCTATTTCGGCGTGGCTCCCGCGGACATCGAGAACCTCGTTACCCAGCCGATCGAGAAGCATCTCGAAGAACTGTCCAACGTGAAGGTGATCACCTCTACCTCCAGCGAGGGGATCTCGACGGTGGTCATCGAATTCGAAACCGACGTCGACATCAACAATGCGCTCCAGAAGGTGCGTGAAGAGGTCGACATCGCGCGGACCGAGATTCCGGAAGACGCGGAGGAATCCACCATCCAGGAGATCAACTTCGACGACATCCCCATCCTGGTGATCAACGTCGCGGGAACCCACAGCCTCGTAACGCTGAAAGACATCGCGGAGGACCTGGAGCAGCGGATCGAACAGATCCCGGGCGTGCTGGATGTAACGGTCGCCGGCGGGTTGGAACGTGAAGTCCAGGTAAACATCGATCCGGACCGGTTGGTATACTACGAACTTGAGCTCGATGATATCATCGAAACGATTCGCCAGGAAAACCTGAATATGCCCGGCGGATCGATCAAGACCGGAACCCTGCGTTACGCCGTCAGGGTACCGGGCGAATTCACGACACCGGAAGAGATCGGGGCGCTGGTGGTCGAGACCCGCAATCGTCAACCCATATCCATCGCGGACGTGGCGGAGGTCCGGTTCGGTTTCAAGGAAGAAACCTCCTTCGCCCGGCTGAACGGCCTGCCATGTGTTACCCTGAACGTACAGAAACGCAGCGGGGAAAACCTGATCCAGATCGCCGACGCCGTAAAGGGGCTGCTGGACGAAGAACGGGGGCGTTTACCGCAGACCGTAAGCCTGGCGGTACTGGCGGACCAGTCCAAGGACATCCGTTCCATGGTCAGCGACCTGGAGAACAATATCATCTCGGGCCTGATCCTCGTGGTCTGCGTGCTGTTCATGTTCATGGGCGTGCGTAACGCCCTTTTCGTGGCCATAGCGATTCCGCTGTCCATGCTGATCTCCTTCATCGTGCTCGATATCCTGGGCTACACCCTGAACATGATCGTGCTCTTCAGCCTGATCCTGGCCCTCGGCATGCTGGTGGACAACGCCATCGTCATCGTCGAGAACATCTACCGCCACCGCGAGGAAGGCAGGCCCCTGGTCCGCGCCGCCCGTGAAGGCGTGGGCGAGGTGGCCGTGCCGGTCTGCACCTCCACCCTCACCACGCTGTGCGCCTTCGCCCCCATGCTGTTCTGGCCGGGCATCATCGGCGACTTCATGAGTTACCTCCCGGCCACGCTGATCATCACCCTGTCCGCCTCGCTTTTCGTCGCCCTCATCATCAATCCCACGGTCTGCTCCGTGCTGCTCACCGTAAATACAGCCCGGAAGGACCAGAAGTGGCTGATAGCACTGCGCGGGCGGTACAGCCGGTTTCTCATGTGGGCGCTGGGCCACAGGGCGCCGGTCATGTTCGTCACCTGCAGCGTGCTCGTCGGTATGATCGTACTTTACGGGTTGATCGGCAAAGGCGTCGAGTTTTTCCCGGAGACCGAACCGAACCAGGCTTACATCGACGTAAACACGGCGATCGGCACCCAGCTGGACGTCTCCGACGGCGTGGTCCGGGAGGCGGAGGATTACATACAGGACGTGCCCGACATGAACCAGTACGTCGCCAGCGTGGGAGCGGCCTCGGATTCCCAGAATCCCGGCGGTGGCGGCGGCGGTGGAACGCCCCACAGGTCGCGGATCATCGTCGACCTTTTTGAACGGCAGGACAGGGCGCAGTCCTCTTTCGAAACGGTGGAGATGATCCGGCGGCGGATGGAACGTCTCATCGGCGCCGACGTGGAAATCATCACCCCGCAGCCCGGTCCGCCCACCGCGGCGCCCGTCAATATCGAAATCGTGGGGGATGATTTCGTCGTACTTGGCGGGCTGGCCGACCAGGTGATGCTGCGCATCGAGAACATCCCGGGGCTGGTGGACCTCAAGGACGACTACGATTCGGGCAAGCCTGAACTGAAAGTCGAAATCGACCGCGAACAGGCCGCCCTGTTGGAAATGAACACCGCCGAGATCGCGCGGGCGGTGCGCACCGCCATCAACGGCACGGAAGCCTCCAAGTACCGGGTCGGTGAGGAAGAATACGACATCGTGGTCCGGTTCGCCGAACCCGAACGGGCCACCTTCGCCGACCTGGAACGCATACATATCATCCATGAAGACGAACTGGTCTCGCTAAGCACCCTGGCGCGGACCCGTGTGGACGGCGGCGTGGGGTCCATCAGGCGGAAGGACCAGGAACGCGTGCTGACCATCGAAGGCGACGTGGAAGGCCGGCTCGCGAACGATGTGCTCGCGGACGTACAGGCCACCCTGGCGGATCTCGATCTGCCCGAGGGATACGCCATTCGGTACGCCGGTGAGAACGTCGAGCAGGAGGAAGCGACCGACTTTCTGTCCAGGGCCTTTTTCATCGCCCTGATCATGATCACGCTCGTGCTCGTCACGCAGTTCAATTCCGTCACCATGCCCTTCATCATCATGATGTCCGTGGTGTTGTCGCTGATCGGCGTCCTGTTGGGACTGATCGTGACGGCCACGCCTTTCGGCATCATCATGACCGGAATCGGGGTCATCAGCTTGGCCGGGGTGGTCGTCAACAACGCCATCGTGCTGATCGACTACATAAGGAAGCTACGAAACCGCGGCCTGCGGAGAAGGGAAGCGATCGTCCAGGGCGGGGTGACCCGGCTGCGGCCGGTCCTTTTGACGGCGATGACGACGATTCTCGGCCTTATTCCCCTGACCACCGGGTTCAGCTTCAATTTCATGACGCTCACGCTCGAGATCGGTGGAGAAAGCTCGCAGTGGTGGGGTCCCATGGGGGTGGCCGTGATCTTCGGACTGGCCATAGCCACGGTGCTGACCCTGGTCGTGGTTCCCGTCATGTACGACTTCGTGTCGGGATGGACCGAACGGGGTGACGGGGAATCGAAGGCAGAGGAAGAAAGCGGGCGGGACGACGTGACCGTCGTGGAGCAGCCCGTACCAGCAGTATGA
- a CDS encoding aminotransferase class III-fold pyridoxal phosphate-dependent enzyme: MDGRSEPTERIFHRARKDHWPRISHGRGCYLYDTDGMAYLDACAGVHVVSIGHGVEEIAEAMADQARKVAFAYGQFISQPQIDLARKITDMAPEGMDRVFFVSGGSEATEAALKIARKYHLESGNPSKYQVISCWQSWHGNTIGALSMSGRSAWRKDYTPYLLDFPHISQHSADELERVIRQVGAEYISAFIVEPVLGTSAAGMAPPDNYFSTVRDLCDHYRILLIIDEVVTGYGRTGVDFGIDHWGVVPDLMATGKGLSSGYTPIAATIARDEIYETIYETAPTFVHGHTYGGNPLSCATALAVQEYVDRHDLVAHCAEMGEVMLEQLQTLTELPMVSTVRGKGLLCGVEFTADKAQGAPFEPSLGVTGRVVREAFDRGVLIMPGAPGPMDGVYGDHVAISPPYTVSEGEVDRIAKVLREAVVAVERTL; this comes from the coding sequence ATGGACGGTCGGAGCGAACCGACAGAGCGAATCTTCCACCGTGCGCGGAAGGACCACTGGCCGCGGATTTCACACGGCCGTGGATGCTACCTGTATGATACCGACGGCATGGCCTACCTGGACGCCTGTGCCGGCGTGCACGTGGTCAGCATAGGCCACGGTGTGGAGGAAATCGCGGAGGCCATGGCCGATCAGGCCCGGAAGGTCGCCTTCGCCTACGGCCAGTTCATCAGTCAGCCGCAAATCGACCTGGCCCGGAAGATCACCGATATGGCTCCGGAGGGAATGGACCGGGTGTTTTTCGTGTCCGGCGGGTCGGAGGCCACGGAAGCGGCGCTGAAGATCGCGCGGAAATACCACCTGGAATCCGGCAACCCGTCCAAGTACCAGGTCATTTCATGCTGGCAGAGCTGGCACGGCAATACGATCGGCGCCCTGTCCATGTCGGGCCGGTCGGCCTGGCGGAAAGACTATACGCCGTACCTGCTGGATTTTCCTCACATCTCGCAACACAGCGCCGACGAACTGGAACGCGTGATCCGCCAGGTCGGCGCGGAATACATTTCCGCCTTTATCGTAGAACCTGTCCTGGGAACCTCAGCCGCCGGGATGGCGCCGCCGGACAATTACTTCAGCACGGTCAGGGACCTCTGCGATCACTACCGGATTCTCCTGATCATCGATGAAGTCGTCACCGGGTACGGAAGGACCGGGGTCGACTTCGGGATCGACCACTGGGGCGTCGTGCCGGACCTGATGGCTACCGGGAAGGGCCTGAGCAGCGGATACACGCCCATCGCCGCGACGATAGCGAGGGACGAGATTTACGAGACCATCTATGAAACCGCGCCAACCTTCGTACATGGCCATACCTACGGCGGCAATCCCCTTTCCTGCGCCACCGCGCTGGCCGTGCAGGAATATGTCGATCGTCATGATCTCGTCGCGCATTGCGCTGAAATGGGCGAGGTGATGCTGGAACAGCTGCAGACGCTGACCGAACTGCCCATGGTGAGCACGGTGCGCGGAAAGGGCCTGCTCTGCGGAGTCGAGTTTACAGCGGACAAGGCACAAGGCGCACCTTTCGAACCGTCGCTGGGCGTGACGGGTCGGGTGGTCCGTGAAGCCTTCGACCGCGGCGTACTGATCATGCCGGGAGCGCCGGGACCCATGGACGGCGTCTACGGCGATCACGTCGCGATCAGTCCGCCATACACCGTCAGCGAAGGCGAGGTGGACAGGATAGCCAAGGTGCTCCGCGAAGCAGTTGTAGCCGTCGAGCGGACGCTCTGA
- a CDS encoding TolC family protein yields the protein MTVSRRVKLEDSMIRTVINAVVSIVISAGVALPSSAQQDDEIVLSLDRAVELALRNNEALLSTRVEEDRARARVREAYSEALPKLDFSSSITRNWALPEFNFGGQTFKVGTDNVINFGLDLSQTIYRGGQVGVGLRIARYYQRISASNTDRMRGNIVHQIHDGYYDVLLAEATLEVSTAAYDRAEAQYEGVQRFYEAGTVSDYDVLRARVEVTNALPPVTQARNRLAIAKADLKRLIGLPRKARIRCTGSLDVDVSGLPEDIETAVDRALTNRSDLKAARLQTTMNDAAIRLARGENGLDVSLSAGYLMQAQVNDPGFKSLGFNDFSRSWNTLINVSIPVFDGRQNSGRIMQAQADYELSRYVERQLGKQIEVDATEAVLNVVEASERVRAGEEAVELASRGLSIAQVQYEGGVSTQLELIDAQFVLKQAETDHVTAKYDYATAAANLRNVLGMMDDRSDDR from the coding sequence ATGACCGTAAGCCGGAGAGTTAAGCTGGAGGATAGCATGATTCGCACCGTGATAAATGCAGTGGTGTCGATCGTCATTTCGGCCGGCGTCGCACTTCCCTCGTCCGCCCAGCAGGACGACGAGATCGTGCTTTCGCTCGATCGGGCCGTCGAGCTTGCGCTCAGGAATAACGAAGCCCTGCTGAGCACCAGGGTGGAGGAAGACCGTGCCCGGGCGCGCGTGCGGGAAGCGTATTCAGAAGCGCTGCCCAAGCTAGACTTCAGCAGCTCCATCACCCGGAACTGGGCCCTTCCGGAGTTTAATTTCGGCGGTCAGACCTTCAAGGTAGGCACCGACAACGTAATCAACTTCGGACTCGATCTTTCCCAGACCATCTATCGGGGCGGACAGGTCGGAGTCGGCCTGAGAATCGCGCGTTACTACCAGCGGATTTCGGCATCCAACACGGACCGGATGAGAGGAAACATCGTGCACCAGATCCACGACGGGTACTACGATGTCTTGTTGGCCGAAGCCACGCTGGAGGTCTCCACGGCGGCCTATGACCGTGCCGAGGCCCAGTACGAAGGCGTACAGCGGTTTTACGAAGCCGGGACGGTATCGGATTATGACGTACTCAGGGCCCGGGTGGAAGTGACCAACGCCCTCCCGCCGGTCACCCAGGCCAGGAACCGGCTCGCGATCGCGAAAGCGGACTTAAAGCGCCTGATCGGGCTGCCGCGGAAGGCGCGTATACGGTGTACCGGCAGCCTCGACGTAGACGTATCCGGCTTGCCGGAGGACATCGAAACGGCCGTGGACCGGGCGTTGACGAATCGATCGGACCTGAAAGCCGCCCGGTTGCAGACCACGATGAACGATGCGGCGATCCGGCTCGCCCGGGGAGAAAACGGACTCGACGTATCGCTTTCCGCGGGATACCTGATGCAGGCCCAGGTAAACGATCCCGGTTTCAAGTCACTTGGGTTCAACGACTTCTCCCGGAGCTGGAACACGCTCATCAACGTATCGATTCCGGTCTTCGACGGAAGGCAGAACTCGGGCCGCATCATGCAGGCCCAGGCGGACTATGAACTGTCGCGTTACGTCGAACGCCAGCTCGGGAAGCAGATCGAGGTGGACGCCACCGAGGCCGTGCTCAACGTGGTGGAGGCGTCGGAACGCGTAAGGGCGGGCGAGGAGGCCGTCGAACTGGCAAGCCGCGGCCTGTCCATCGCGCAGGTTCAGTACGAGGGCGGCGTCAGCACGCAGCTCGAACTCATCGACGCCCAGTTCGTCCTGAAACAGGCCGAGACCGATCACGTTACGGCGAAGTACGACTACGCCACGGCCGCCGCGAACCTGCGGAATGTCCTGGGCATGATGGACGATCGATCGGATGACCGGTAA